A DNA window from Phycisphaerales bacterium AB-hyl4 contains the following coding sequences:
- a CDS encoding bleomycin resistance protein, with product MKITGAATVLPVRDLEASLRFFIDHLGFAEEFRFGNYAGVQCERLMLHLSQQGNPNTAEPGTGCVYVFCDEVDQWYAQLNAAGVRTDGPPETYPYGMRDFLVFDPDGNQISFGCPVKED from the coding sequence ATGAAGATCACCGGTGCTGCGACCGTTTTACCCGTGCGCGACCTCGAAGCTTCGCTGCGGTTTTTCATCGATCACCTCGGATTCGCCGAGGAGTTTCGCTTCGGGAATTACGCCGGCGTTCAGTGCGAGCGCCTAATGTTGCATCTTTCACAACAGGGCAATCCCAATACCGCTGAGCCGGGCACGGGCTGCGTCTATGTGTTCTGCGACGAGGTGGATCAGTGGTATGCCCAACTCAATGCCGCAGGCGTCCGAACCGATGGGCCGCCGGAGACCTACCCCTACGGCATGCGCGACTTTCTCGTGTTCGACCCCGACGGCAACCAAATCAGCTTCGGCTGCCCGGTTAAAGAAGACTGA